The proteins below are encoded in one region of Lactuca sativa cultivar Salinas chromosome 3, Lsat_Salinas_v11, whole genome shotgun sequence:
- the LOC111887845 gene encoding uncharacterized protein LOC111887845: MDEIDVARRYAGHPTIFSVRLHHGGQFTKFPGRKYIKGKQNYVDLLDIDTFSIHDIDEMMEELGHIDSDQTLLYYHFMRPFGDLDFGLFAFRSDQDVHHLGTYVANHKLIDLFLEWNDSPIEHESVPDLTEVENDSHLDKEPSLVDHIDFEMNIENEDDYDGSGNNNGSGSDEFDDDKWVGGSSESNVPEDTQQALVSEPFYIFQTFSLSKDFKTQVKLHSIRTRREIQLEKNDKNRVRFLCKGTIPYLATNEEEKCPWVIYCSKWKRDIDWMVKRYTKEHRCLQTRKVKACDYKFLSKHIVQVIETNPKTPIRALREQLQREYQMDISHMKTFGAKQKALKHVQGDNASQYRLLRDYILEVQARNPDTMVKIDVESEANPTVETITFRRIYVCIGALKRGFAAGRRDFLGLDRAFVKGPYPGQVLSAVGLLPTIATLFPCAEHLYSLRHIHDNMKKNWRGKEFKDLLWECAMTSNVQHFHQAMEKLKKLNNDAYEWLKQIPPQTFNSKIEEGRDAPIINCIEFIREYIIKKIVKVDKEIQKVVGPLTPTATTILDKIKSQQSCTCKRWELIGILWKHGVAAVWDMKRNTKDVGIPESFVYPCYWLSSWKEMYSFKVSPINGRSMWENSTIPTTLLPPKHRVPIGRPKKKRTISIVEKEDFVRGNTASRAHRSVTCTKCNNVGHNARTCKGQRPIVGGGGGQSRVKGKGKGKATT, from the exons ATGGACGAGATTGACGTTGCTCGTAGATATG CCGGACATCCGACGATATTCTCTGTCCGATTACACCATGGTGGACAGTTTACAAAGTTCCCTGGAAGAAAGTACATCAAAGGCAAGCAAAATTATGTTGATTTACTAGACATTGACACCTTTTCCATTCACGACATTGACGAGATGATGGAGGAACTTGGGCATATTGATTCAGACCAGACACTACTTTATTATCATTTCATGAGACCATTTGGCGATTTGGATTTTGGGTTATTTGCTTTTCGTTCAGATCAGGATGTTCATCATTTGGGTACGTATGTTGCTAACCATAAgctaatagat TTGTTCTTGGAGTGGAATGACTCTCCAATTGAGCATGAGAGTGTTCCAGACCTAACAGAAGTTGAGAATGATAGTCATTTGGACAAAGAACCATCTTTGGTCGACCATATTGATTTTGAAATGAATATAGAGAATGAGGATGATTATGATGGTAGTGGAAACAACAATGGTAGTGGAAGTGATGAGTTTGATGATGATA AATGGGTTGGAGGTTCTTCTGAAAGTAACGTACCTGAAGATACACAGCAAG CTTTGGTTAGTGAGCCCTTCTACATTTTTCAAACTTTCAGTTTATCTAAGGACTTTAAGACACAAGTGAAACTACATTCCATAAGGACAAGAAGGGAAATACAATTAGAGAAAAATGATAAGAATAGGGTTAGGTTTTTGTGTAAGGGCACTATACCATATCTTGCTACTAATGAAGAAGAGAAATGCCCATGGGTTATCTATTGTAGTAAGTGGAAGCGTGACATAGATTGGATGGTTAAGAGATACACGAAGGAGCATCGATGTCTACAAACAAGGAAAGTCAAAGCATGTGACTATAAGTTCCTTTCAAAGCATATAGTACAAGTTATTGAGACAAACCCAAAGACTCCTATTAGAGCTTTACGAGAGCAACTCCAACGTGAGTACCAGATGGACATTTCGCATATGAAAACCTTTGGGGCAAAGCAGAAAGCTTTAAAGCATGTTCAAGGAGATAATGCAAGCCAATACAGGTTGTTAAGGGATTACATTTTAGAGGTACAGGCACGTAACCCAGATACTATggttaaaattgatgttgaaagtgAAGCGAATCCAACTGTTGAGACAATAACATTCAGACGTATCTATGTTTGCATTGGAGCTTTGAAGCGAGGTTTTGCAGCAGGAAGAAGGGACTTTCTTGGACTTGATAGAGCCTTCGTGAAAGGTCCATATCCAGGCCAAGTCTTGTCTGCTGTG GGTTTGTTGCCTACGATTGCAACACTATTTCCATGTGCAGAGCATCTATATTCTCTTCGTCACATACACGACAACATGAAAAAGAACTGGAGGGGAAAGGAGTTCAAGGATCTTCTTTGGGAATGTGCCATGACCTCTAATGTACAACACTTTCATCAAGCAATGGAAAAACTAAAGAAACTTAACAATGACGCTTATGAGTGGCTGAAACAAATACCTCCTCAAA CATTTAACAGCAAGATAGAAGAAGGTCGTGATGCACCAATCATTAACTGCattgagttcattagagagtacattataaagaagatagttaaagttgACAAGGAAATTCAGAAAGTTGTAGGTCCTTTGACTCCTACAGCTACAACAATATTGGATAAGATAAAGA GTCAACAAAGTTGCACGTGCAAAAGGTGGGAATTAATAGGAATTCTATGGAAACATGGTGTGGCTGCTGTTTGGGACATGAAGAGGAATACCAAAGATGTGGGAATCCCAGAATCATTTGTGTATCCATGTTACTGGTTATCAAGCTGGAAAGAGATGTATTCTTTTAAGGTtagtccaatcaatggaaggtcCATGTGGGAGAATTCAACTATACCAACAACTCTGTTGCCTCCAAAACATCGTGTTCCTATAGGAAGACCAAAGAAGAAGAGAACAATATCAATTGTGGAAAAGGAGGACTTTGTTAGAGGAAACACAGCATCAAGGGCCCATAGATCAGTAACATGTACGAAGTGTAACAATGTTGGTCACAATGCAAGAACCTGCAAAGGGCAAAGACCAATTGTTGGTGGGGGTGGTGGACAGTCACGAGTCAAAGGAAAAGGGAAAGGGAAGGCAACCACTTGA